The Microcebus murinus isolate Inina chromosome 4, M.murinus_Inina_mat1.0, whole genome shotgun sequence genome has a segment encoding these proteins:
- the LOC105867418 gene encoding glutathione S-transferase P, with the protein MPPYTIVYFPVRGRCEALRMLLADQGQSWKEEVVTGETWQQGSLKASCLYGQLPKFQDGDFTLYQSNAMLRHLGRSFGLYGKDQREAALVDVVNDGVEDLRCKYVSLIYTNYEAGKDDYVKALPGQLKPFETLLSQNQGGQAFIVGNQISFADYNLLDLLLIHEVLAPGCLKAFPLLSAYVARLSARPKLKAFLASPEHVNRPINGNGKQ; encoded by the exons A TGCCGCCCTACACCATCGTCTACTTCCCCGTTCGAG GGCGCTGCGAGGCCCTGCGCATGCTACTGGCGGACCAGGGCCAGAGCTGGAAGGAGGAGGTGGTGACCGGGGAGACCTGGCAGCAGGGCTCACTCAAGGCCTCCTGT CTGTACGGGCAGCTCCCCAAGTTCCAGGATGGAGACTTCACCCTGTACCAGTCCAACGCCATGCTGCGTCACCTGGGGCGCTCCTTCG GGCTCTATGGGAAGGACCAGCGGGAGGCAGCCCTGGTGGACGTGGTGAACGACGGCGTGGAGGACCTGCGCTGCAAATACGTCAGCCTCATCTACACCAACTAC GAGGCGGGCAAGGATGACTATGTGAAGGCGCTGCCGGGGCAGCTGAAGCCTTTTGAGACCCTGCTGTCCCAGAACCAGGGAGGCCAGGCCTTTATTGTGGGCAACCAG ATCTCCTTTGCTGACTACAACCTGCTGGATCTGTTGCTGATCCATGAAGTCCTGGCCCCCGGCTGCCTGAAAGCATTTCCCCTGCTATCAGCCTATGTGGCGCGCCTCAGCGCCCGGCCCAAGCTCAAGGCCTTCCTGGCCTCCCCTGAGCACGTGAACCGCCCCATCAACGGCAACGGGAAGCAGTGA